Below is a window of Mycobacterium dioxanotrophicus DNA.
TGAACGGCGGGTACTGAGCGCCTTGGCCGCGATGAACAGGACGACGAATCCCAATGCCCAGATCGCCGCGATGCCCGGCGAGGTCCGGTACGTGCCGCTGAGCATCAGGAAGGCGGGCAGCGTGCAGGTCGGCTGGCTCAACAACACAACCGACCATCCGGTGAATCGCGTCAGTTGATCGCGATGCAGGCCGAGCACCAAGAAGAACAGCAGCCACAGCACCGACCAACTCAGCCAGATCACGCCGAACACCGGGTCGCGCACCACGGTGAACGACAGCACCGCGTAGACCACGGCGCCACCCGCGACGAACAGCGAGAACCAGCCGATGCCTTCGGGTTCCAGGCCGGCGAGGTTGACGATCCCGACGTAGAGGTAGGTGAACCCGAAGAGGTAGAGGCCCGACGCGGCCAGGATGGCCGCGTCGTCGCCGTGAGCCAACACGAGCATGATGGTCGGCAGCACGCATTGCATGGCTCCGACGAACAGGTTCAACACGGCGGCCGAGCGTGCCGGGACGATGTCCAACAACATCAGCCCGTTGACGAAAAGCACTGCCCCGACGTAAAGGAGACCGACGCTGCCCACCGGACACCTCCGATTACTTCCAAATGAAATAGATCTATTTGAAAGTAAGTGACGGGCGCCACAGTGTCAACAGACGCGGGGCGGTCAGCCGATCAGACTGCCCGGAAGCGTCGTGACGATCTCGAAGTCGACACCGGCCGCCACGGCGAGGTGCACCGGCTGGCTGGTGCGGTGTTCCAGGAATTCCACCGTGCCGCGCGGACTCTCATACGCGACGCCGTCCGCTACGGCGTCGATCGCGAGCGGATCCCCGGCCCGACGGATCATCTCGGCCAGGAAATAGGCTCCCTCGTAACATGATTCGGCCGCACTCCCCAGCGCGGGCGCACTCGGCCCGTTGACCTCGAGGTAGCGGTCCAGCAGTTCCATCGAATTGCGGCCGACCATCGAGCGGAAGTACGAGGCGGCTACGAACAGCCCGTGAGTGGCGTCGTGACCGCTGGCGATGAGCATGTTCTCGTCCATGAGCGGACTGAAGCGAAGCTTTTCGTCCTGCAGCCCGCGGCGCGCGAAGGTCCGGTTGAACTCGACGGCGTCCTGCCCGACCAGCAGCATGAGCACGGCCTCACACCGCGACTGCGCGACCTTGTCGACGAGGCGGTCGATGTCGCCGTGCCCGAGCGCCACGAACGATCCCCCGACCAGATCCAGTGACAGTTCCCGGACATACCTGCGCACCTCGGCCAGCGAACTGCGCGGCCACACATAGTCGTCCCCGACGACGAACCACTTGCGGATTCCGAGGTTGTCGCGCATCCATCGCAGCGCGGGGGCGATCTGCTGGTCGGGAGTCTCACCGCAGCAAAAGATTCCGCGTCGACGCTCACCGCCCTCGTAGAGCGCGGGATACGAGTAGGGCACCCGGTCGACGACGACGGGCGCGAGCGCATTGCGCACCGACGAGATGTGCCAGCCGCTGACCGCGTCGATGCTGCCCTCGTCGATCAGCCGTTTGACGTCCGCGGCAACAACGGCCGGATGCGCCCCACCGTCGACCACTTCGATGCACACCTGGCGGCCGAGCACACCGCCCGCGGCGTTCAGATCGTGCGCCACCAGCTCGCCGACGGCTTCGCAGGACGGGCCGAACAGACCCGCAGGCCCTTGGAGCGGCACCACCATTCCCAAACGCCATTCGGCGTCGCGGCCACGCGTGCGCACGCCTGCGCTCACCCGCGCGTTCCCTTCGGCGGTGCCGGGTGCGCACGCGAGGAGCAGATAGCCGGGTGCGCACGCGAGGAGCAGATAGACCGGCAGGCGAGGCGATCAGCTAGAATCATTCCACTTGGAAGTATCCTCGCGTCGGCGGCGCGAGGCAATCGTCAGTTGGGAGGGTCGGTCGACCGTGACAGACATGCTCCCACCTGGCGGCCCGGTCACACCGTCCGGCAGCGACGTCGTGCGGGTAGCCCGCATGATCAGCGCGGTCATCGAGCGTGAACTCGCCGGCGAGGACTTGACCCTCGACGACTGGCTGGTGCTCGAAGCACTGGGCGCCTCACCTGGGCTCACGATGGCCGAGCTGCGCGCGCAGACCCTGACGGCCGCCCCGACCCTGACCCGCGTGGTGGACCGGCTCGTCGCCCGTGCCGCGGTGTTCCGGGAGGTCGACGCCGACGACCGTCGCAAGGTCCGCGTCAACCTCAGCAAGCGCGGCACGGCCCTGCACTCCCGGCTGCTGGCGGCCGTCCGCCCGGCCGAACAGGCTTGGTTCGACGAGCACGGCGTCAGCCCGTGGATGGTCTCCGGCTGACGACGCTCTCCAGCGCGTGCAGCCACTGAAGCACCAGAACCCTTGCGGTACCGACCCTTGCCAAACCACATGACCAATTACTAGGATATGCAAGTATCTCGGGTGTGGCCCGAGTAGCCACCATTGCGCACAATCCTTGGACGGACGTCATGACTACACAGATTCCCCACTTCATCAACGGTGAGCGGTCCGCGGCGGGGTCGACCCGTAGCGCCGATGTGCTCAATCCCAGCACCGGCGAGGTCCAGGCCCAGGTCCTGATGGCTTCCGCGGCCGATGTGGACGCCGCCGTCGCCGTGGCGGTCGAGGCCCAGAAGACGTGGGCCGCCTACAACCCGCAGCGCCGGGCTCGCGTCCTGATGCGCTTCATCGACCTGGTCAACCAGAACGCCGACGAACTGGCCGAGCTACTGTCCCTCGAGCACGGCAAGACTGTCGCCGACTCGCTGGGCGACATCCAGCGCGGCATCGAAGTGATCGAGTTCTCGGTGGGTATCCCGCACCTGCTCAAGGGCGAGTTCACCGAGGGGGCGGGCACCGGCATCGACGTGTACTCGATTCGGCAGCCGCTCGGGGTGGTCGCCGGGATCACGCCCTTCAACTTCCCCGCGATGATCCCGCTGTGGAAGGCCGGCCCCGCGCTGGCATGCGGAAACGCGTTCATCCTCAAGCCTTCTGAGCGTGATCCCTCGGTTCCGCTGCGCCTGGCCGAGTTGTTCATCGAAGCCGGTCTGCCCGCGGGCGTGTTCCAGGTGATCCAGGGCGACAAGGAAGCCGTCGACGCGATCCTGACGCACCCGGACATCCAGGCCGTCGGCTTCGTCGGCAGCTCCGACATCGCGCAGTACATCTACTCCACCGCGACCGCACACGCCAAGCGCGCGCAGTGCTTCGGCGGCGCCAAGAACCACATGATCGTCATGCCCGATGCCGACCTCGACCAGGCCGTCGACGCCTTGATCGGTGCGGGCTACGGAAGTGCCGGCGAACGCTGCATGGCCATCAGTGTCGCCGTCCCGGTCGGTGAGGAGACCGCGAATCGGCTGCGCGCGCGCCTGGTCGAGCGGGTCAACCAACTGCGGGTGGGCCACAGCCTCGACCCCAAGGCGGACTACGGACCACTGGTGACCGAGGCCGCACTCGCCCGGGTCAAGGACTACATCGGCCAGGGTGTGGACGCGGGCGCAGAGCTGGTGGTCGACGGCCGCGAACGGGCCAGCGACGAGCTGACTTTCGGCGACGTGAGCCTTGCGGGCGGCTACTTCATCGGCCCCACCCTGTTCGACCACGTCACTGCCGACATGTCGATCTACACCGACGAGATCTTTGGTCCGGTGCTGTGCATCGTGCGGGCCCACGACTACGAAGAGGCCTTGCGGCTGCCGACCGAGCATGAGTACGGCAACGGCGTGGCGATCTTCACCCGGGACGGCGACGCCGCCCGTGACTTCGTGTCCCGGGTCCAGGTCGGCATGGTCGGCGTCAACGTGCCGATCCCAGTTCCGGTGGCGTATCACACCTTCGGCGGCTGGAAGCGGTCCGGTTTCGGCGATCTCAACCAGCACGGTCCCGCGTCGATCCAGTTCTACACCAAGGTCAAGACCGTGACCGAGCGGTGGCCATCGGGCATCAAGGACGGCGCCGAGTTCGTCATCCC
It encodes the following:
- a CDS encoding AmiS/UreI family transporter translates to MGSVGLLYVGAVLFVNGLMLLDIVPARSAAVLNLFVGAMQCVLPTIMLVLAHGDDAAILAASGLYLFGFTYLYVGIVNLAGLEPEGIGWFSLFVAGGAVVYAVLSFTVVRDPVFGVIWLSWSVLWLLFFLVLGLHRDQLTRFTGWSVVLLSQPTCTLPAFLMLSGTYRTSPGIAAIWALGFVVLFIAAKALSTRRSHRSHTAATEPVYS
- a CDS encoding substrate-binding domain-containing protein, whose amino-acid sequence is MVVPLQGPAGLFGPSCEAVGELVAHDLNAAGGVLGRQVCIEVVDGGAHPAVVAADVKRLIDEGSIDAVSGWHISSVRNALAPVVVDRVPYSYPALYEGGERRRGIFCCGETPDQQIAPALRWMRDNLGIRKWFVVGDDYVWPRSSLAEVRRYVRELSLDLVGGSFVALGHGDIDRLVDKVAQSRCEAVLMLLVGQDAVEFNRTFARRGLQDEKLRFSPLMDENMLIASGHDATHGLFVAASYFRSMVGRNSMELLDRYLEVNGPSAPALGSAAESCYEGAYFLAEMIRRAGDPLAIDAVADGVAYESPRGTVEFLEHRTSQPVHLAVAAGVDFEIVTTLPGSLIG
- a CDS encoding MarR family winged helix-turn-helix transcriptional regulator; the protein is MLPPGGPVTPSGSDVVRVARMISAVIERELAGEDLTLDDWLVLEALGASPGLTMAELRAQTLTAAPTLTRVVDRLVARAAVFREVDADDRRKVRVNLSKRGTALHSRLLAAVRPAEQAWFDEHGVSPWMVSG
- a CDS encoding CoA-acylating methylmalonate-semialdehyde dehydrogenase — protein: MTTQIPHFINGERSAAGSTRSADVLNPSTGEVQAQVLMASAADVDAAVAVAVEAQKTWAAYNPQRRARVLMRFIDLVNQNADELAELLSLEHGKTVADSLGDIQRGIEVIEFSVGIPHLLKGEFTEGAGTGIDVYSIRQPLGVVAGITPFNFPAMIPLWKAGPALACGNAFILKPSERDPSVPLRLAELFIEAGLPAGVFQVIQGDKEAVDAILTHPDIQAVGFVGSSDIAQYIYSTATAHAKRAQCFGGAKNHMIVMPDADLDQAVDALIGAGYGSAGERCMAISVAVPVGEETANRLRARLVERVNQLRVGHSLDPKADYGPLVTEAALARVKDYIGQGVDAGAELVVDGRERASDELTFGDVSLAGGYFIGPTLFDHVTADMSIYTDEIFGPVLCIVRAHDYEEALRLPTEHEYGNGVAIFTRDGDAARDFVSRVQVGMVGVNVPIPVPVAYHTFGGWKRSGFGDLNQHGPASIQFYTKVKTVTERWPSGIKDGAEFVIPTMK